A genomic region of Silurus meridionalis isolate SWU-2019-XX chromosome 7, ASM1480568v1, whole genome shotgun sequence contains the following coding sequences:
- the LOC124388781 gene encoding LOW QUALITY PROTEIN: cadherin-20-like (The sequence of the model RefSeq protein was modified relative to this genomic sequence to represent the inferred CDS: inserted 2 bases in 1 codon), whose product MSGRPLRREKRGWVWNQFFVLEEYAEDTPLYVGKLHSDLDNGDGAVKYILSGEGAGTTFTLDESTGDIHAVQRLDREMKDHYILRAQVTHRHTGQALEPESRFIVKIQDINDNEPKFPDGPYKATVPEMSPVGTSVIRVTATDADDPSYGNSARVVYSVVKGQPYFSVDRHTGEVRVSLPDMDREVKGQYEVVIEAKDMAGQLGGLTTSTTVNVTLSDVNDNPPRFAHKVYQMSIPESAPVGSVVGHVEARDQDLGINAETRYRVIDGKGRDAFDVGADSTNTYGVITVKQRLDYETAHSYAIKVEAANMHVDKHFSVNGPFSDITMVMVNIEDVDEPPQFGSTLYYAEVXEDAEIGTALVTVSARDPDAANNSIRYMIDRASDPDQYFSVGVVSGSLMTVLRLDRENIGWHNLTVIAMETDNPLKTASVSVAIRVLDVNDNPPIADHPEAFLCNSARAGQLVQSIRAVDADEPIGGQHFRYSLAPEVRTNPNFTLIDNHDNSARVLTRRGSWVAQSVYHLPITVSDGGEPVLSSTHTLTIRVCECDADVSSCRNAEPHILPANLSMAALTTMLACGSVVLALFVLILLVSSGTKKPFLSSEEENVRENIVHYDDEGGGEEDTVAFDMTKLWKTHTETLSYAELVFNGTKRRHANDKDIKPNFLLRQEKQPEIPSLSCYVTQKDAKKTSANANTSNIYSCMLAKLCEADLDVGAAAYDSLQTFAYEGKGSVAESLSSLQSNDDLELDYDYLDEWGPRFHTLAELYGRSQSNV is encoded by the exons ATGAGTGGGAGACCCctgagaagagagaagagaggatgGGTGTGGAACCAGTTCTTTGTGCTTGAAGAGTACGCCGAGGATACACCACTCTACGTCGGAAAG cttcACTCAGATTTGGATAATGGAGATGGAGCTGTTAAATATATTCTATCAGGAGAAGGTGCAGGAACCACGTTCACACTGGATGAAAGCACCG gtgatatCCACGCTGTACAGAGGCTGGACCGTGAGATGAAAGATCACTACATCCTGCGTGCTCAGGTAACTCACCGCCACACAGGCCAGGCGCTCGAACCCGAGTCACGCTTCATCGTCAAGATCCAGGATATTAATGACAACGAGCCCAAATTCCCAGATGGACCCTACAAGGCCACCGTACCTGAGATGTCTCCTGTTG GAACATCTGTGATTCGGGTGACGGCGACGGACGCTGATGACCCGTCGTACGGTAACAGCGCTCGAGTGGTGTACAGTGTTGTGAAGGGACAGCCGTATTTCTCTGTGGATCGACACACAG GTGAGGTGCGAGTGTCATTGCCGGACATGGATCGAGAGGTCAAGGGTCAATACGAGGTGGTAATTGAGGCTAAAGACATGGCAGGTCAGCTGGGAGGTTTGACAACATCGACAACCGTCAACGTCACTCTGAGCGACGTCAATGACAACCCTCCCCGCTTCGCTCACA AGGTGTATCAAATGAGCATCCCAGAATCCGCTCCGGTCGGCTCCGTCGTGGGTCACGTCGAAGCTCGGGATCAGGATCTGGGTATCAATGCGGAGACGCGCTACAGAGTGATCGACGGAAAAGGACGAGACGCGTTCGACGTCGGCGCCGACTCCACCAACACCTATGGCGTTATCACTGTCAAACAG CGTCTGGACTACGAGACGGCACATAGCTACGCCATTAAAGTGGAGGCTGCGAACATGCACGTGGACAAGCACTTCTCGGTAAACGGCCCATTCAGCGATATCACAATGGTGATGGTGAACATTGAGGACGTGGACGAGCCACCGCAGTTCGGCTCCACGCTTTATTACGCCGAGGT CGAAGACGCTGAAATCGGCACCGCGCTGGTCACCGTTTCGGCACGTGACCCAGACGCCGCTAACAACTCGATACG gtacaTGATTGATCGTGCCAGTGATCCAGATCAGTATTTCTCAGTGGGCGTGGTCAGTGGTTCTCTCATGACTGTCCTTCGTCTAGACAGAGAGAACATCGGCTGGCATAATCTCACTGTGATTGCTATGGAAACAG ATAACCCACTAAAAACAGCGAGTGTGTCTGTGGCTATAAGAGTTCTAGACGTCAACGATAATCCACCAATAGCGGATCATCCCGAAGCTTTCCTGTGTAACAGCGCAAGAGCAGGACAG ctGGTCCAATCGATAAGAGCAGTGGATGCGGACGAGCCGATTGGAGGGCAGCATTTCCGTTACTCGCTCGCTCCGGAAGTGCGGACAAATCCCAACTTCACCCTCATAGATAACCACG ATAACTCTGCGAGGGTCCTGACGCGGCGGGGCAGCTGGGTGGCGCAGAGTGTGTACCACCTTCCCATCACCGTGTCTGATGGAGGAGAGCCGGTCTTGTCCAGCACACACACCTTGACGAtccgagtgtgtgagtgtgacgcAGATGTCTCATCCTGCCGCAACGCTGAACCTCACATACTCCCAGCTAACCTGAGCATGGCAGCGCTAACCACCATGCTGGCCTGCGGCTCCGTCGTGCTCG CACTGTTTGTTCTCATACTGCTTGTAAGCAGTGGCACTAAAAAGCCTTTCCTCAGCAGCGAGGAAGAAAACGTGCGAGAAAACATTGTTCATTACGATGACGAAGGCGGCGGGGAGGAAGACACGGTAGCCTTCGACATGACCAAACTGTGgaagacacacacagaaacactaaGCTATGCTGAACTGGTGTTTAACGGCACTAAGCGGCGACATGCTAACGACAAGGACATAAAACCTAACTTTTTGCTACGACAGGAAAAGCAGCCCGAGATCCCAAGCCTGTCTTGCTACGTGACTCAGAAGGATGCTAAGAAAACCAGCGCTAATGCTAACACCAGTAACATTTACAGTTGCATGCTAGCAAAGCTTTGCGAAGCGGATTTGGATGTCGGCGCAGCGGCGTACGATTCGCTCCAGACGTTCGCCTATGAAGGGAAGGGCTCCGTCGCCGAGTCGCTCAGCTCGCTGCAATCTAACGACGATCTAGAGCTTGATTACGATTATTTAGATGAGTGGGGGCCAAGGTTTCACACACTCGCGGAGCTTTACGGAAGAAGCCAGAGTAACGTTTAA